From the genome of Gopherus evgoodei ecotype Sinaloan lineage chromosome 5, rGopEvg1_v1.p, whole genome shotgun sequence, one region includes:
- the LOC115652649 gene encoding placenta-specific gene 8 protein-like yields the protein MASPSVIVVQPQLTVASASSTLWQTGLMDCCSDCGVCLCGIFCFWCLECEVASDMNECCLCGGSVAMRTLYRTKYGIPGSICSDFCTVLWCPVCSVCQIKRDINKRKKMGIF from the exons ATGGCCTCTCCCTCTGTCATCGTTGTACAGCCCCAACTTACTGTGGCCAGTGCATCGAGCACCTTGTGGCAGACCGGGTTGATGGACTGCTGCAGTGACTGTGGAGTCT GCCTATGTGGAATATTCTGTTTCTGGTGTCTTGAATGTGAAGTAGCAAGTGACATGAATGAATGCTGCTTGTGCGGCGGAAGCGTTGCCATGAGGACTCTCTACCGGACAAAATACGGAATCCCT GGATCCATCTGCTCTGATTTCTGCACTGTCCTGTGGTGTCCTGTGTGTTCTGTTTGTCAAATAAAGAGAGATattaacaaaaggaagaaaatgggGATATTCTAA